The following are encoded together in the Drosophila takahashii strain IR98-3 E-12201 chromosome X, DtakHiC1v2, whole genome shotgun sequence genome:
- the Ag5r gene encoding antigen 5 like allergen Cul n 1, giving the protein MRNTVIIVCLSAALGIVSATDYCKKSCGSTKNLGCDNDGAWASSCPSDAALLSLSSAEKAALVDRTNEYRNIIAGGLNANLSAACRMATIKWNDELAYLASLNVKSCAMRHDGCHNTDAFDWSGQNLAWMSYYDPLNVTHYVQWGVDMWYGEAVYTKQAYIDAYPSNYQGPAIGHFTVLVADRNTEMGCAAATYSVPGQGYKAFLLACNYAATNVLGIKMYSSCPKAPASKCTTGTNPNYKYLCSANEVYDVNNLFY; this is encoded by the exons ATGCGCAACACCGTGATCATCGTTTGCCTATCTGCGGCACTTGGCATCGTCTCCGCCACCGATTACTGCAAAAAGAGCTGTGGCAGCACCAAGAATCTCGGATGCGATAATGATGGG GCCTGGGCCTCCAGCTGCCCCAGTGACGCGGCCCTCTTATCGCTGAGCTCGGCGGAAAAGGCTGCCTTGGTGGACAGGACGAACGAGTACCGCAACATCATCGCCGGCGGACTGAACGCCAATCTGAGTGCCGCCTGTCGGATGGCCACCATCAAGTGGAACGACGAGCTGGCCTACTTGGCCTCCCTGAACGTCAAGAGCTGTGCGATGCGTCACGACGGCTGCCACAACACCGATGCCTTCGACTGGTCGGGTCAGAATCTGGCCTGGATGAGCTACTACGATCCTCTGAATGTGACCCACTATGTGCAGTGGGGCGTCGATATGTGGTACGGTGAGGCGGTCTACACCAAACAGGCCTACATCGATGCCTATCCATCGAACTACCAGGGACCGGCCATCGGTCACTTCACCGTTCTGGTTGCCGATCGTAATACGGAGATGGGCTGCGCTGCGGCCACCTACTCGGTGCCTGGACAGGGCTACAAGGCCTTCCTCCTGGCCTGCAACTATGCGGCCACCAATGTGCTGGGCATTAAAATGTACAGCTCCTGCCCCAAGGCGCCGGCCAGCAAGTGCACCACCGGCACTAATCCCAACTACAAGTACCTGTGCAGCGCCAACGAGGTCTACGACGTCAACAATCTATTCTACTGA
- the LOC108056152 gene encoding probable E3 ubiquitin-protein ligase makorin-1 translates to MSLSRSQTLCRYYLIGICRFGNMCRFSHDLSNQKKASPNPGDPTTNPGELKDEQVVASTSSFSRQRIWANAPVFVPMNPAENDSSEYPGDICPQAGQCVLGDRCPFSVHLELCEMCHLYCLHPRDPEQRRQHNRECLEQHEQAMELSFAMARSKDKMCGICFDTVVEKEERSERRFGILSKCNHIFCIDCIRRWRQAKQFENKVTRACPECRVCSDFVCPSAFWVDTKEEKDKLLSDYRSALGAKDCKYFRLGEGRCPFGNKCFYKHALPNGTIVDVGLPRRICPKNQNNQLNQRPQNQSIDNNDSDSDLMDFLDYYPWRMADRLDQHWLELFFSDLSDISEGSEDDN, encoded by the coding sequence ATGTCGCTAAGCCGCAGTCAAACCCTCTGCCGCTACTATTTGATTGGCATCTGTCGCTTTGGCAATATGTGTCGCTTCTCCCACGATTTGAGCAACCAAAAGAAAGCGAGTCCCAATCCTGGAGATCCAACTACCAATCCTGGAGAGCTGAAGGATGAGCAGGTGGTGGCCAGCACGAGTAGCTTCAGTCGGCAGAGGATCTGGGCGAATGCACCGGTTTTTGTGCCTATGAATCCGGCCGAGAATGATTCTTCGGAATATCCCGGTGATATCTGTCCACAGGCGGGTCAGTGTGTCCTAGGCGATCGCTGTCCCTTTTCCGTTCACCTGGAGCTCTGCGAGATGTGCCACCTGTACTGCCTGCATCCCCGGGATCCGGAGCAGCGAAGGCAACACAATCGCGAGTGTTTGGAGCAGCACGAACAGGCCATGGAGTTGTCCTTTGCGATGGCCCGTTCCAAGGACAAGATGTGCGGCATCTGCTTCGACACGGTGGTGGAGAAGGAGGAGCGCAGCGAAAGGCGCTTCGGAATCCTCTCCAAGTGCAATCACATCTTCTGCATCGACTGCATCCGCCGGTGGCGCCAGGCCAAGCAGTTCGAGAACAAAGTGACCCGAGCCTGTCCCGAGTGTCGCGTCTGCTCGGATTTCGTGTGCCCCAGCGCCTTTTGGGTGGAcaccaaggaggagaaggacaAGCTGTTATCGGACTATCGTTCCGCGTTGGGCGCCAAAGATTGCAAGTACTTTCGCTTGGGCGAGGGACGGTGTCCCTTTGGCAACAAGTGCTTCTACAAGCATGCTTTGCCCAATGGCACTATCGTCGATGTGGGACTGCCGAGGAGAATCTGCCCCAAGAACCAGAATAACCAACTGAACCAACGGCCCCAAAATCAAAGCATCGATAATAACGATAGCGATAGCGATCTAATGGACTTTCTCGACTATTATCCATGGCGAATGGCAGATCGGCTGGACCAACATTGGCTCGAGCTGTTTTTTAGCGATTTAAGCGATATTTCCGAGGGCTCAGAGGATGATAACTAA
- the Ag5r2 gene encoding venom allergen-1 produces MKLAVLAILLATLALAQATDYCSWDICNGGSHIACGHSNWWDSACPGDAELIDINDDYKWVFVHSHNDKRNYIAGGYDPSHNAACRMATMEWDDELAYLASLNVRQCNMVHDSCHNTDAFKYSGQNLAWQAYSGDLPDMGYILDNSVQMWFDEVHNSNSGIISGGYPSGYSGPAIGHFTVMMSERNTRVGCAAARYNRDGWNQVLVACNYATTNMIGRQIYSSCDWGAQGCGSGTNGEFGNLCSTSEWYDVNSW; encoded by the exons ATGAAGCTCGCTGTGTTGGCTATTCTTTTGGCTACTTTGGCTCTGGCCCAGGCCACCGACTACTGTTCGTGGGACATTTGCAACGGCGGCAGCCACATCGCCTGCGGCCACAGCAACTGGTGGGACAGCGCCTGTCCCGGCGACGCCGAGCTGATCGACATCAACGACGACTACAAGTGGGTCTTCGTCCACTCGCACAACGACAAGCGCAACTACATCGCCGGTGGCTACGATCCGAGCCACAATGCCGCCTGCCGCATGGCCACCATGGAGTGGGACGACGAGCTGGCCTACCTGGCCTCCCTGAATGTCCGCCAGTGCAACATGGTGCACGACAGCTGCCACAACACCGACGCCTTCAAGTACTCCGGCCAGAACCTCGCCTGGCAGGCCTACTCCGGCGACCTGCCCGACATGGGCTACATCCTGGACAATAGCGTGCAGATGTGGTTCGACGAGGTGCACAACTCCAACTCTGGAATCATCTCCGGAGGATATCCCTCGGGATATAGCGGACC AGCCATCGGCCACTTCACCGTGATGATGTCGGAGAGGAACACCCGCGTGGGCTGTGCTGCCGCCCGGTACAACCGCGATGGATGGAACCAGGTGCTGGTGGCCTGCAACTACGCCACCACCAACATGATCGGCCGCCAGATCTACTCCAGCTGCGACTGGGGAGCACAGGGCTGCGGATCGGGCACCAACGGCGAGTTCGGCAACCTCTGCTCCACCTCCGAGTGGTACGATGTGAACAGCTGGTAA